DNA sequence from the Desulfobaccales bacterium genome:
ACTGCCTGGTATTAATACCTTTCTAATTGACGATGTAGATGAGCATAAATAGGCAACCATACGACCAACCCTTTCAGGCTTCTTGCCAGAATTATAAACTTCTATATATGGTTGAATACCAATACCAGTATAATTAGTAGAAATAGTTAAATCATTCTTTATCATAAAATATAATTCTGATCTACCAAATATTGAGCCAATATCAGAAGATATAAATGTTAACAATAATATAGTTATAGTTAACATCGCAATTATAATATTTTTTATTTTAGAACCATTATTCATATTATTGAATTTTAGATAATATTTTTCTTAGACAATATATTAATATTGATAAAATAATGTCTTTATTCTAACATCTCCATAGAGTCTTGAAATGGTGCAAAACTTTAACCATTGCTGTTTTTCTCAATTATCTGCACTTTCATCGGTTTTTTACATCTTTGGACTCCCCTGTATTTCATCCTCAATTTGGGGCGGACACGCATGTCCGCCCCTACTGAAAATATACTCACAAAGATTTCGACCGGGCCGCCTCGCCCTTTTTTTCCTTGATCATGGCGTGGGCCGCGGCCATGCGGGCGATGGGGATGCGCATGGGCGAGCAGGAGACATAGTTCAAGCCGATGCGGTGGCAGAATTCCACCGCCTGGGGCTGGCCGCCGTGTTCGCCGCAGATGCCGATCTTGAGATCCGGGCGAACCTTGCGGCCTTCGCTGACCGCAAGCTGCATGAGCCAGCCCACCCCCAATTCATCCAGGATTTCAAAGGGGTTGTGGCGCAAGATGCCCTCGGTGTTGTAAATCGGGAGGAACTTGTTTTCCGCGTCTTCCCGGGAGAAGGAGAAGGTGCCCTGGGTGAGGTCGTTGGTGCCGAAGGAGAAGAACTCGGCGCTTTCCGCCAGCCTGGCGGCCCGGACGCAGGCTCGGGCGATTTCCACCATGGTGCCGAATTTGTATTTAATCTTGACGTTGTAGCGCTTTTCCACTTCCTGATGGATTTTTTGCACCCGCGGCTGCACCCACACCAGTTCCTGCTTGGTGCAGACGTTTGGGATCATGATCTCCGGGCGGACGTCGATTTTGTCTCGCAGGGCAATGGCAGCGGCTTCGAAGATCGCTTGGATCTGCATGTCATAGATTTCCGGGAAGGAGATGCCGCAGCGCACACCCCGGTTGCCCAGCATGGGGTTGTATTCGTGGAGCACCCGGACTCGGCGCAGCACCTTTTCTTTATCCCTCAGCAGTTTCTGATCCAGGCCCTTGACCTTGACTTCGCCAAACTCCCGGGCCACCGCCTCAATGGAGGGAACGAATTTATGCAGCTCCGGGTCCAGCATGGAAACGGTGCCGGGCAACTGCTCCAGGGCGTTGATGATGGCGCTGAATTCTTTGAGCCGGTTGACTTCGTTGAGGAGCTCTTCAACACTGGGCAGGAATTCGTGCAGGGGCGGGTCCAGCAGCCGGATGGTGACGGGCAATCCTTCCATGGCGCGGAAAATTTGCACGAAATCATCGCGCTGCATGGGCATGAGCTTGTCGGCCCAGCGCTTCCGTTCCTCCGGAGAGTCCGCCAGGATCAGGTTGCGCATCTGCGGCAGACGGTCCCCTTCGTTGAACATGCGCTCGGTGCGGCAGAGGCCAATGCCCTTGGCGCCGTGATGCCTGGCCTTGGCGGCCATGTCCGGGGTGTCGGCGTTGGCCCACACCTCGATTTTGGCCTGCTTGTCGGCCCACTCCATCAGTTTGGCCAGGTCATCGGGAAGCTCCGGGTCCAACATGGGCACCGTGCCCAGGAAGAACTGCCCGTTAGTGCCGTCAATGGTGATGATGTCACCTTCCTTGATGACCACGCTGCCCACCCGGGCCTCTTTCAGCTCATAATTGATGTCCAACCCCTCCACGCCGGAGACGCAGGGTTTGCCCATGCCCCGGGCCACCACCGCGGCGTGGGAGGTCTTGCCGCCCCGGCTGGTGAGGATGCCCTGGGCCGCAAAGAAGCCGTGAATGTCTTCCGGCTTGGTCTCGATGCGGGTAAGGATGATCTTCTCCCCTTCATTGCCCAGACGCTCGGCCCGGTCGGCGTCGAACACCACCTTGCCGATGGCCGCGCCCGGAGAGGCTGAGATGCCCGTAGCCAGAGCCTCATGCTTGAAATCCGGGTCGATGCGGCGGTGCAGGAACTGCTCCAGCATGTCCGGCTCGATCCTGAGTAGAGCCTCCTCCTCGGAGATCAGACCTTCCTTGACCATATCCACCGACGTCTTGACCAGGGCCCAGGCGTTCATCTTGCCGTTGCGGGTCTGGAGCATGTAGAGCTTGCCCTGCTCGATGGTGAACTCAAAGTCCTGGACTTCCCGGTAGTGTTTTTCCAGGATATTGTGCATCCTTTCCAGGTCCTTAAAGACCGCGGGCATGTCCGTGCGCAGTTCTTTCAGGGGCCGGGGCGTGCGGATGCCCGCCACCACATCTTCGCCCTGGGCGTTGATCAGGTAGTCGCCGTAGAGCTTGTTCTCGCCGGTACCCGGGTCCCGGGTGAAGCCGACGCCGGTGGCGCTATCGTTCCCCATGTTCCCGAAGACCATGGTGCAAATGTTTACCGCAGTTCCGTAAGCCAGTTCCTTGGTGATGTTGAACTGGCGGCGGTAGTCCACGGCCCGTTTGCCCATCCAGGACTTGAAAACGCCCTCCATGGACAGGAAGAGATGTGCCCAGGGGTCCTGAGGAAAGGGTTTGCCGGTAAGGCGCTCGATAACATCCTTAAATTTCTGGACTACCTCCGCCAGGGCTTCCGCACTGAGCTCGGTATCCACGTGGGCGTGATACTGCTCTTTGACTGCGTCAAAAATCTTATCAAATTCAGCGTCAGGGATTCCCAGGCCAATCTTGCCAAAAAGCTGTAGAAAGCGGCGGTAGGCGTCGTTGACGAAGCGTTCATTCTTGGTCAGGGCGATCATGCCTTTGGCGGTCTCGTCATTTAGCCCCAGGTTGAGGATGGTGTCCATCATGCCCGGCATGGAGAGGGCGGAACCGGAGCGCACCGAGACCAATAAGGGTTTGGCGGGGTCGCCGAACCCCTTGCCGGTCTTCTTCTCCAGGGCCTCCATGTATTCATGGACTTCATCCATGAGGCCCACAGGAAATTTATCCCCCTCTTCCAAAAATTCAATATTGGCTTCGGTAGTGATGACGAACCCCGGCGGGACCGGCAGACCGATCTGGGTCATGGTACACAGGCCAGCGCCCTTGCCTCCTAAAAACTTTTTATTGGTCCCATCGCCTTCCTCGAAGGCATAGCAATAGCGTTTTTTCGCTGTCTTGGCCATGTCGCCTATCTCCTTATCGATCTGGTTTCCGATTTTGTCCGATTTTTCCAAGCATATGACTTTTCATACCTGGTCTTGTGAAAAATTTCAAAAAGAAAATTCATCTTGGTTCCGATGGTGAGTCAAACCGGGAGAGGTGGGTCGCTACCAACTGGGTCACCCATCCCGACGGAATCTTTCCCCAGAGTTATGGAAAATAGCAGGATATCTGCTATAATGCAAGACATTGGAATTAAACCATCTCAGGGTAAGGTGGCAACGCCTCCGGCAAAAATTGGCTCAACTCCCCGAAGGGCCGTCGGTTGTGGGGGATCGCCTTTTATCAACGCTGCGCCAATAAAGGATGACAAGCATGCTTCCGGTGAAATTTGACTTTAAGGTGAATGAAGACAGGAGAGGAACGAATTTTGAGGGCGTCGAAGCCGGACATGCGGACCCTGAAGGGGCTTTTAATCTTCATCTGCGGGTTGCCCGGGATCATCTAATTCTGAGCGTCTGGCCGGTGCGGGGAGAGTTGGCGCAGGTGACCGACCACCTGGCGCAGATTATGGGTCCCCCCAAGGCTACACCATCGGTTTGTGGTTTCGGCGACTGCCAGGATGACGATAAAGATTCTCCCCAGCAGACGACCCTGTGGGAATTCGACCCCGCAGTCCGGCCGGAAGTTTTGCTGAAAGTACGGGGATTTTTGGGCTTGACAGCAACAGCATAAAAAGTGCAGGTATTCAACATAGCATGGGATCTATTCCGGTTTCACCGAACCCGGGATCGGGTAGCGCAGGGTTTGTTCTTTAAGGAGCCTCTGATTGTAAGCCGTAAGTGCATCTTCAAGCTTCAGGATGCCCACCACCACCTTATCACGGGGGGGCAAGACCACGGGGAGGGAGGAAAAGTTCTTATTTTCCAGAAGATGGAACGCAGTTTCAAAATCGTCTTCAGGATGGATGGTCACAACTTCTGAGGTTTTCAGATCCCGGGCCTTCAAGGTCTCGGTGGCCTGTTCCCGATGCCCCAAAACCTGCCGCAAATCCCACAGGGTCAGCACCCCACTCAATTCTTCCTGCTCATCTAATATCACAAAAAACGGGTAGGGGCTTGCCTCAGCCCGGCGCAGGATTTCCGGTAACGGGGTGTCATCGCGGATGAGCTCCATTTTCTTGGAGGCATAATCTTTCACCTGCATGGATTGGAGCACGTGGACGGCGCGTCCCTGAAAAATCTTGACCCCTCGGCGCAGAAGCTTCATTTCGTAGGTGGAATAGCCATAAAGGGATTTGACCACGATAAAACTGGCAATACAGCTCACCATGGCGGGCACGATTATCCCATGGCTGTTACTCAACTCGAAGATGATCAGGGTGGCGGTGATAGGCCCCAAGGTGGTGCCGCTGACCAGGGCTCCCATACCCACCAGGGCATAATCCGAGGGAACCAGGTTAAGGCCGGGGACAAGATGATTGGCCACCAGGGACAGGCTCGTTCCCAGCATCGCGCCCAAGAAGAGGTTGGGCCCCATAATGCCGCCGCTCATGCCGGAACCCAGGCAGACCACCGTGGCCAGAAATTTCGTGATCATCAGGAAGGCTGCGCTCGTAAGGGCGAATTTGCCGGTCAGGCTCAAGTTGATACTGTCATAGCCCACCCCCAGGACATAGGGCGAGGATACGGCCAGGCCTCCCAGGATCAGGCCACCCAGGGCCGGCTTGAGCCATTCCGGCAGGGGTATGCGGCGAAACAGGCTATCTGTCCCATAGACGGCCCGGGTAAAAGCAATTGCAACCAGGCCGGCCAGCACCCCTAGGATCAGGTAAATCACCAATTCGAAGTTGTTATGAAAAATAAAAGGGGCCACCTGAAAGGTGGGAAAATCACCCAAAAACTGGCGCGAAATCAACACAGCCACGATGGCGGCGATGACGATATGGCCTAAATAGACGATCTCCAGATCCGCCAGGATGACTTCGATGGTGAACAGAGCGCCGGAGATGGGGGTGTTGAAGGTGGCGGCGAAGCCCGCGGCCACGCCGCAGGCCAGACAAATCCTGCCTTTGCCCGCACTGAAACTGAAGAGCCGGGTCATGGCCGAGCCGATGGCGGCGCCGATCCCCACCACCGGACCTTCACGGCCCACCGAGCCGCCACTGGCGATGGTCAGGCCGGTGACCCAGGCTTTGAGCAGGGCTTTGGAGGGGAGGATGTGGCCTTGCCGCAAGGCCGCGGCCTCGATTACTTCAGGGACCCCGGGCCCCCGCGCGTCTGGGGCCCAATAGGCGATCACCGGCCCCACCGCCAGGCCGCCCAGGGTGGGAATCAGAATTCTGAGCCACCAGGGAGTGGCCAGCACCCGGGCCATGAAATGCCCTTGTCCCGGCCAGATCCCCCACTGCCCCACTTCGATGAGGGCCAGAAACCCGAGAGCTCCCACCCCGGCCAAGGCCCCGATAAGAATGGCCAGGAGCAAAAAGAGAAACTCATTGGTCTGGCGGCTCAGGTTCATGGGCAGCGGTAGGCAGCCTCGGATGGATTCAGCTCTGCTCTTCCAACTCCACCTTAAGGGAGAAGAAATCCAGCAGATCTTTCAAAGTGACGATCCCCACCAAACGCCCATGCTCTACCACCAGCATGCGGCTGACCCCGGTCTGAGTCATTAGGCCCAAGGCCTTGATGGCATCGGTGTCGGGAGAAATAGTGTTTTCCGGAGAACATTGGCTAGCCGCTTCCCGGATGGTTTCCCGGCTCCAGGCCTCCCGGGGAATCTCCTTCACCTGCCGGGTGGTGATGCAGCCCACCAGCTTGTCCCCCGACATGACCGGAAACATTTTATAGTGATGCTTATAGATGTAGTCCTCCACGAGATGCTCGACGGTGATGGAATCCTGGACCGCCACCGGGTTGGTATTCATGAAGCGGCTCACCTTCTCGCCTTCCAGGGCCTTGCGCACCAAAAGCTGCTGGTAGGACATCTGGGCGGCGTTGCGCAAAAACATGCCGATGAGAAACATCCACACCCCGCCGATGACGTTGCCATAGATGAACTGGAGGATGCCGAAGACGATGAGGCCGATGCCGAAGGCGGAGCCGATGGTTGAGGAGACCCGGGTGGCCCACCGCAAGTTGCCTTTGGTTCCCCACAGGATGGACCGCAATACCCTGCCGCCGTCCAGGGGGAAGGCCGGCAGGAGGTTGAAGGCCGCCAGGATGACATTGATGTAAGCAATATAATAGATAACCCCGTTGATGGGGGTGTCCCAACCGGCGGACACTCCTGTGCGGTAGATCAGATAAAATATTACCGCGAGGGCGAAACTGGAGATTGGTCCAACGATTGCCATGGAGAATTCGGCCTTGGCCGTGGGGGGTTCATCGCCCATTTCCGCCACCCCGCCAAAGATGAACAGGGTAATCCCTTTCATGGGCATGCCGAACTTGCGGGCTACTATCGAGTGGCAGAACTCATGGGCTACGATGGAGGCGAAGAGGCCCAGGGCCCCCACCACCCCCATAATCCAGTAGGTTTCCCGTTCCAGACCCGGGTAAAGGTAGGGAAAGAGTCCTGCCGCCAGAGACCAGGTTATGAGCACCGCGATGATAGTCCAGCTCAAGTCGATATTGACCTCGAACCCGAGGAGCTTGAACAATTTTATACGTTTACCGAACATCGTTACCTCCTATTGAAATTACTTACCTGAAGATCGCCACACGTTCCCTAATGATTGCAATTCTTCTTGATAAGCTTAAGGAACTTTTTGCAAAGAGGCCAGGGGGATACATATATAACCCATTAATAATCCCACCAAAATATTTCTGATGCCTTCGCTGAAAGGTAAGGCTCTGATGCTGAGGAGTCAACACGCTTTTTCACAGGACGTGCCACGCAAATAGAGAACCTCATATCAATATTTTTTCATTTTATTTACATATCATCCTGCGATTAAGGTTGCGTCGCCGAGAACCATGGTTAACATACGTTTAATTCGGCACCGGCCCGAAGGCGATTTGCTCGTAGAGAATCAAACATAATTGACTATTGATAAAAAGCAACCAATTTATCAGAGATGGGAGGTCTGGAGATGACGTATTCCGCCAAAAAGTTAAGATTGATAGTGGTGCCGCTGTTTCTCGGGGTCAGCCTCGTCTTGGGCATGGGGTCCATCTGGGGGTCCAAAGATGCCAAAGCCGACAAGCCCAAAGAGCAAGAATCCAGCTACGCGCCGGTAAAAATCACCGAACCCTTTGCCACGACCATGGCCCGGATGAAGGGGGAGAAAGATAAGATCGCGGCCCGGCACAAGGACCTCCTGGAGAAGCGTTACGATATGAGCGACCGACCCGCCAAAGGGGTCACCACGACCCGGGGCAAGCCCATCCAGGAGGGCGTGCGCGCTAAGCTCCCTCCGGGTATGACCTGGGAAAAACTGGCAGCCATGAGCCCGGAGGATATCAAGGAAAAGGGCGTATGGCCCGGGGGATTTTTGCCTCTGCCCCATCCTCACCAGGAAGAGGGTGGGATGGTCTTCCCCAAATCCACCATTGACGAGATCAAAAAACAGGAAGGCCGGGACCTGACCCGGTTTGATCTGGATTACGACTTACCGGACCACTTCCTGCCGGAATTCCCGCCCGCTATCTTTCTTACCACCCGGCCCGACCTGGGGGATGTGTCCCAAGGGAAGCTGGTCACCAACATGAACTTCTATGAGCTGTTCAATGGCATCCTCAACCCCAAGCAAATCGAGGGCTTGCGGCTCTTGGTGACACCCTTTATGCAGCAGCAGTTCAACCAGACGGAAGACCGGCGCTCCGAGCAGCCCAGCCGGGGTGTGGCCTGCTTCGACTGCCATGTTAACGGCCACACCAACGCTTCCACCCACCTAGCGGGGGACGTTCGGCCCCAGCAATTCCGCCACCGCATCGACACCCCGCCCCTCAGGGGTGTGAATATCCAGCGTCTCTTCGGCTCTCAGCGGGCCTTAAAGACGGTGGAGGATTTCACCGAGTTTGAGCAGCGGGCGGCCTACTTCGACGGCGACCCGGTGATTGCCACCAAGAAGGGGGTGAACATCCTGGAACGAGGCAGCCAGGTGCACGACATGGCGGAATTTCAGGAAATTTTAGACTTCCCGCCAGCCCCAAAACTGGACATTTTCGGCCGCCTGGACCCAAAAAAGGCCACGGCAGAGGAAATGAAAGGCCAGGAGATTTTCTTCGGCAAGGCCCAGTGCGCCTTCTGCCATCAGCCCCCGTACTATACCGATAACCTGATGCACAACCTTAAGACCGAGCGCTTCTTCAAGCCCCAGATGATCAACGGCCGCATGGCGAACATGGACGGCCCCATCAAGACCTTTCCATTACGGGGCATCAAGGAATCGCCCACGTATCTGCACGACGGCCGTCTTCTGACCCTGGAGGATACGGTGGAATTTTTCAACCTGGTGCAAGGCCTGAAACTGACCGACCAGGAAAAGAAGTCTCTGGTAGCATTTATGCGGGTTTTATAAGCGGTTGCAACGTGGACGCCTGTCCCTGAGCGGCACGGGCGTCCACATCAGGCCGGAGTAACCTAATCCCGGACTTGATTTTCGGTTTCACAATGGGAACGCCGAATCCTATACACCAGATAACCCGCCGACCCCAGACCGATAACGGCCGCCACCAGGAGCACTAGATAAGCATGTACCTGGGGCATAATCTTGTGCCACTCATCCCCCACCACGTAGCCCACCGTCAAGAAGGTGGCCACCCAGACTAAGCCCCCGGAGTAGGCAAAGGGGGCAAAATGCCGGTACTCCAGACCGGAAATCCCGGCGCTCAACGCGGCCAGATGCCGGACCCCCGGGAGGAAGTAGCCTCCAAACAGGCTCCATTTGCCATATTTCTCAAACCATTGATGGGCCTGGGCTAATCTCTCCGGGGTGATGTGCAGGTATTTCCCATACCTCGCCAATAACGGCAGGCCGAGGGTGCGCCCCACCACATAGGACACCGTGATGCCGCAGATGCTGCCCAGGAAGGCCGTCAGGAGGGTGGGAACCGGATGGAAATACCCCTTGAAGACTAGATAGCCCACAAAGGCCAGAATGGTTTCATCCGGGATGGGTAGGCCGAAAATCCCCAGCACGAGCGAAGAGAATATCCCCAGGTAGCCGTAAGTCTGGATCAAGTGAAGATGGGCGGATAACATGCGGTTCCCTGTTGCTTCACG
Encoded proteins:
- a CDS encoding cytochrome B6, with protein sequence MTYSAKKLRLIVVPLFLGVSLVLGMGSIWGSKDAKADKPKEQESSYAPVKITEPFATTMARMKGEKDKIAARHKDLLEKRYDMSDRPAKGVTTTRGKPIQEGVRAKLPPGMTWEKLAAMSPEDIKEKGVWPGGFLPLPHPHQEEGGMVFPKSTIDEIKKQEGRDLTRFDLDYDLPDHFLPEFPPAIFLTTRPDLGDVSQGKLVTNMNFYELFNGILNPKQIEGLRLLVTPFMQQQFNQTEDRRSEQPSRGVACFDCHVNGHTNASTHLAGDVRPQQFRHRIDTPPLRGVNIQRLFGSQRALKTVEDFTEFEQRAAYFDGDPVIATKKGVNILERGSQVHDMAEFQEILDFPPAPKLDIFGRLDPKKATAEEMKGQEIFFGKAQCAFCHQPPYYTDNLMHNLKTERFFKPQMINGRMANMDGPIKTFPLRGIKESPTYLHDGRLLTLEDTVEFFNLVQGLKLTDQEKKSLVAFMRVL
- a CDS encoding site-2 protease family protein, with protein sequence MFGKRIKLFKLLGFEVNIDLSWTIIAVLITWSLAAGLFPYLYPGLERETYWIMGVVGALGLFASIVAHEFCHSIVARKFGMPMKGITLFIFGGVAEMGDEPPTAKAEFSMAIVGPISSFALAVIFYLIYRTGVSAGWDTPINGVIYYIAYINVILAAFNLLPAFPLDGGRVLRSILWGTKGNLRWATRVSSTIGSAFGIGLIVFGILQFIYGNVIGGVWMFLIGMFLRNAAQMSYQQLLVRKALEGEKVSRFMNTNPVAVQDSITVEHLVEDYIYKHHYKMFPVMSGDKLVGCITTRQVKEIPREAWSRETIREAASQCSPENTISPDTDAIKALGLMTQTGVSRMLVVEHGRLVGIVTLKDLLDFFSLKVELEEQS
- a CDS encoding DedA family protein: MLSAHLHLIQTYGYLGIFSSLVLGIFGLPIPDETILAFVGYLVFKGYFHPVPTLLTAFLGSICGITVSYVVGRTLGLPLLARYGKYLHITPERLAQAHQWFEKYGKWSLFGGYFLPGVRHLAALSAGISGLEYRHFAPFAYSGGLVWVATFLTVGYVVGDEWHKIMPQVHAYLVLLVAAVIGLGSAGYLVYRIRRSHCETENQVRD
- a CDS encoding chloride channel protein; translated protein: MNLSRQTNEFLFLLLAILIGALAGVGALGFLALIEVGQWGIWPGQGHFMARVLATPWWLRILIPTLGGLAVGPVIAYWAPDARGPGVPEVIEAAALRQGHILPSKALLKAWVTGLTIASGGSVGREGPVVGIGAAIGSAMTRLFSFSAGKGRICLACGVAAGFAATFNTPISGALFTIEVILADLEIVYLGHIVIAAIVAVLISRQFLGDFPTFQVAPFIFHNNFELVIYLILGVLAGLVAIAFTRAVYGTDSLFRRIPLPEWLKPALGGLILGGLAVSSPYVLGVGYDSINLSLTGKFALTSAAFLMITKFLATVVCLGSGMSGGIMGPNLFLGAMLGTSLSLVANHLVPGLNLVPSDYALVGMGALVSGTTLGPITATLIIFELSNSHGIIVPAMVSCIASFIVVKSLYGYSTYEMKLLRRGVKIFQGRAVHVLQSMQVKDYASKKMELIRDDTPLPEILRRAEASPYPFFVILDEQEELSGVLTLWDLRQVLGHREQATETLKARDLKTSEVVTIHPEDDFETAFHLLENKNFSSLPVVLPPRDKVVVGILKLEDALTAYNQRLLKEQTLRYPIPGSVKPE
- the ppdK gene encoding pyruvate, phosphate dikinase; this translates as MAKTAKKRYCYAFEEGDGTNKKFLGGKGAGLCTMTQIGLPVPPGFVITTEANIEFLEEGDKFPVGLMDEVHEYMEALEKKTGKGFGDPAKPLLVSVRSGSALSMPGMMDTILNLGLNDETAKGMIALTKNERFVNDAYRRFLQLFGKIGLGIPDAEFDKIFDAVKEQYHAHVDTELSAEALAEVVQKFKDVIERLTGKPFPQDPWAHLFLSMEGVFKSWMGKRAVDYRRQFNITKELAYGTAVNICTMVFGNMGNDSATGVGFTRDPGTGENKLYGDYLINAQGEDVVAGIRTPRPLKELRTDMPAVFKDLERMHNILEKHYREVQDFEFTIEQGKLYMLQTRNGKMNAWALVKTSVDMVKEGLISEEEALLRIEPDMLEQFLHRRIDPDFKHEALATGISASPGAAIGKVVFDADRAERLGNEGEKIILTRIETKPEDIHGFFAAQGILTSRGGKTSHAAVVARGMGKPCVSGVEGLDINYELKEARVGSVVIKEGDIITIDGTNGQFFLGTVPMLDPELPDDLAKLMEWADKQAKIEVWANADTPDMAAKARHHGAKGIGLCRTERMFNEGDRLPQMRNLILADSPEERKRWADKLMPMQRDDFVQIFRAMEGLPVTIRLLDPPLHEFLPSVEELLNEVNRLKEFSAIINALEQLPGTVSMLDPELHKFVPSIEAVAREFGEVKVKGLDQKLLRDKEKVLRRVRVLHEYNPMLGNRGVRCGISFPEIYDMQIQAIFEAAAIALRDKIDVRPEIMIPNVCTKQELVWVQPRVQKIHQEVEKRYNVKIKYKFGTMVEIARACVRAARLAESAEFFSFGTNDLTQGTFSFSREDAENKFLPIYNTEGILRHNPFEILDELGVGWLMQLAVSEGRKVRPDLKIGICGEHGGQPQAVEFCHRIGLNYVSCSPMRIPIARMAAAHAMIKEKKGEAARSKSL